TCCAGTCATATGACCTTACCGGCGCGTTCATCCACGTCTTGCAGATGACGTCGCAGTCGTGGCGCGACAAGACCGAGATCGCGTCGGGCCGCATCTGGACCCATTACCTGACGATAGTGGAACCGGATATCAAGGTGTCCAAGACGGCGCTGCTGTTGGTTGACGGCGGTTCCTTCAATTCTTCCGAGCCGAATGAAAACAACGTAGATGATTTCATCGTCGGTTTTGCGATTGCGTCGGGCACGGTTGTGGCGGTCGTGCAGAACGTGCCCGCGCAGCCCGTGACGTTCTTTGACGAGGTGGGTATCCGCGAAGGCAGGACGGAAGACGCAATCATCGCCTACAGTTATGACAAGTTCCTCGAGGGCTACGCCGCGGGCAGCCCCGATTACAACTGGCCCCTGCTCTTCCCCATGGTCAAGGCGGCCGTGCGCGCCATGGACACCATCCACGACGCAGCGCCTTACCTTTCGGAAAAGACGGAAGAAGACGCGGCAGTGGATGACTTCGTGGTGGCAGGCGCCTCGAAGCGCGGATGGACCACCTGGCTGACCGGCGCGGTGGACGACCGCGTGAGGGCGATCATCCCCATCGTCATCGATGTCCTGAACATGGACGAACAGATGATGCACCACTACAATTCCTACGGGTATTGGGCGCCGGCCATCTACCCGTACGCGCAGGAACGGGTCTTCGACCGCTTCGACACGCCCGGCGGGCAGGCCCTGCTCGAACTCGTAGACCCCTATGAATACCGGGGCGAACTGGACATGCCGAAGCTGATTCTGAACTCGACCGGCGACCAGTTCTTCTTGCCCGATTCCTCGCAGTTCTATCTGGAGGGGCTGTTGGGCGAGAACCACGTGAATTACGTGGCCAACACCGACCATAGCCTCGACAATTCGGTGAGCCTGCTCGACCAGACCAGCGCGCTCAGCAGCGTGCTCGCCTTCTATCTTGCCGTGGTGCAGGACGTGCCCCGGCCCGTCTCCACGTGGACGTTCGAAGACGACGGAACCATCATCGTGGACTCGAGTCAGCGTCCCACGTTCGCCGTCCTGTGGCAGGCCATCAATACGCAGACGCGGGATTTCCGGAAGGACACGATTGGCGAGGCGTGGCTGCCTGTCCCGCTGGCCATCGGTGCGGACAACCGGGTCGTGGCGCGTCCGACGCTCGTGCCCGGCGCCTGGAATGCCTTCTACGTACAGTTGAGTTTTGAAAACGCCGCCGAATTGGCGGTCCCGGTGCCCGGCGTTACGGCGACGCCGCAGTTTGTGTTCAGCACACCGGTGCGCGTGCTCCCCGACGTCTATCCCACGTTCGGCGGGGAACGGCAGACGGCGTTCGGCGGCATCTCCAGCGACCCGGTGTTCGTGGATTACATCACGGTCCAGGGAGACGCCTACGAGATGGGCTTGCAGCACGGCCAATTGCTGCGGGACGAGATTCAGCAATTCCTGCCCCGCTACGTGGCGGCGGCCATTTCCGAGAATCCGGTCATAACGGAAGCGTTGCTGGACAGTGTCTGGGAAGACTTCACAGACGGCACGAACCCGCCGCTGGACGCGCGGATTGTCGCGGAGATGGACGGCATCGCCGACGGGGCGGAGGTGGATGCGCAGCTCGTACGCCGGGCCAACATGGTTCCGGTCATCGAGTCCTACGACGGCCATTCCGCCGCGCTCTGGGACGATGCGGTGGCGCCGGGGGACACGCTGTATCACACGTTTAGTCAAAACCAGAATCTGCGCCGGATTACGCAGGCATATCCGCTCTCCGTGGTGTATATTCCGAGCCGCACCAACGGCATTCCGCACACCTTGTTCACGTATGCGGGTTTCGCGATGTCGCCGGTGGGCGTGAATCTGGGCGGGATCAGCGTGGGCGCCATCGGAAACCCCGACGACCCGTACCAGCCCGGCACGAGTCATTTCCTGCCCATGTTCCGCCAGATTCTGTACGACACGACCAACCTGCGCGACGCGTTGTCGCTCGTGTACAACACGCCGCTCTCGACCCGGCACACCTTCATTATCGGGGACGGCCGCTATGAGACGCGGGCCGCCAAGGTGGAGGTCCTGTCGCCGGGCCTGGCGGTAACGTGGTTTGAAAACGACCCGTCGGACGTGTTTTCGCCGCGCGTGCTGCCAGGGGTCGTGTACACCGGCGGACTGGGTCAGGTCTTCGACGGCATTCAGGCCGATTACGGGTTCTTCAACGCGTTCGGTCTCCAGCAGTTGACAAACACCTACTCGACGCCGCACCAGAACGTCCAGAACGTCGTTATCGACACGGCGATGCTGAACTTCTACCTGTCATATGCCAAGGAAGACATTGAGGCGTTTAATCGCAGCGGTTACGCCGTCTTCAACATGCAGGTACTGCTGCCCTAGCCAGACGTGACCGTACAGAGGAAGACACATGGGCTGCCTGCCCGCCGTGGGCGGCCCTTTCTATGCCCAGCCGCCGGCTGGAGTTCAGGAGAGACGCCATGCCGTACCGGGCGCCCCAGATAGTCTCCGGCGCCGGCGCCGTGCGCCGTCTGCGAGACCTCAAAGGCCGCGTGCTCGTCTGCACGATGCAGATTCCCTGGTCCCTTGCGCAGGAAACGCTTGACTGGGAGCCGCACCATGTGCACCTGGTGGCGGATATGGACAAGGCGACCGTCGAGCGGCTGGACGCGGCGCTGCCGCCGTGCGACGTCGTCGTCGGGCTGGGCGGCGGTTCGTGCTGCGACTCGGCGAAATACCTCGCGTGGAAGCGCGGCTGCGACATGGTGCTCGCGCCCTCGATCGTGTCCGTAGACGCGCCATTGACCAACATGATCGCCGTCCGCGTGGACAAGACGGTGCAGTATGTGGGCGACATCTTCCCCGAGAAGCTGCTGATCGACTATGAACTCATCCGGAAAGCGCCGCCGGAACTGAACCGCGCGGGCGCCTGCGACATCGCGAGCATTCACACGGCGCTGTACGACTGGAAGCTCGCGCATGAGCAGACGGGCGAAGCGTATCACCCTGACGTGGCCGCGCTGGCCCGCGGCTGCCTAGAGGAACTGGACCGCAACGCGGACGAGGTCTACCGCGTTACGGACCACGGTATCGACACGATAGTGGACCTGTTCCGGCGCGAAGTCGAATTCTGCGCCCGGATCGGCGTCAGCCGGCCGGAAGAAGGCGCCGAGCATCTCGTGGCCTATAACATGGAGCACCTGACGGGCCGGCATTTCCTGCACGGGGACCTGGTAGGGCTGGGCATTTTCGCCATTGCGCGGCTGCAACGAAACGAACCGGAATGGGCCGCGGACCTGATCCGGCGTTGCGGGCTGCGGTATACCGTGCCCGGCGCCAGCCGGGACGAGATCGCCGCGTCATTGCGCACGCTCAAGACATTCAAGGATGGGGCGGGCTACTTCTACAGCGTCGTGGACACCGTCCCGGTTACGGAGTCTTTTATCGCCGGGACCCTCGATGCGCTTTATGCCGGCTAGCCCCTTGCGGCGCGAACTCCGGGAGTGGTCCGCCGGTCTGCCGGCCGGGAGCAGTGTTTCTCGACGTGATATGCTCTTGTTTTCTTGCACGTGGTTGACGGCGGTCGGGATGGTTATCAGGCATGTGGCGTGACAAGACAGTCTCGGTTATCTTACCGACTTATAACGAGAAAGACTCGATCCGGGCGGCTATCGAGGATTTCTTCGCGCCGGGACTGGTGGACGAGATCATTGTCGTGAACAACAACGCCGTGGTCGGCACGGATGAGGAAGTGCGCCAGACGCGCGCCCGGCTCGTGCACGAAGGGCGACAGGGTTACGGGTTCGCCATTCAACGGGGCTTGCGGGAGGCGACCGGCGACCTGCTGATTATAGCGGAACCCGATGGGACGTTTTCCGGCCACGACGTGATGAAGCTGCTCGCGTACAGCGACGACCTGCCGGTTGTTTTCGGCACGCGCACGGCGCGCGAGTTCATCTGGGAAGGGGCGAACATGGGCTTCTTCCTCAAATGGGGCAACTACGCCGTCGGCAAGCTGATGGAGTTTCTGTTCAACACCACGTTCCTGAGCGACGTGGGCTGTTCCATGCGCCTGCTGCACCGGCAGGTCTACGAGGCGCTGCGCGGCCAGTTCCGCGTCGGCGGTTCGGCGTTCGGGCCACACCTGATGCTGCTTGTCATCTTGAACAATTTCCCCTTTGTCGAGATCCCGATCAATTACCGCAAGCGCGTCGGCGTATCATCGGTGACCGGGAGCAGAACGCGGGCTTTCCTGCTCGGCCTCGAAATGATTGGGATGATCCTGAAATGCCGGATAGCCTCCT
The nucleotide sequence above comes from Candidatus Hydrogenedentota bacterium. Encoded proteins:
- a CDS encoding PKD domain-containing protein, which codes for MNCTMRLSGRAIGMVVIAMWLAGCPITPPVTDVGLVVSPGSLDFGSVTNTLSLQVTKTASSEPMGPLTVVSSASWLEPRGCVTTADGCVSDGPLDPIVVRVRVDRTQTFLGTNRGFLTLIADNASNKTVEVVLEDPIEVRFAASTQTPQVNQVVAFTDQSAISGGTITSREWDFGDGSTSTAAAPQHAYTAAGAYAVSLTIRTSRGAETLRREGFITVGGTPPNADFSVSPASISQGDTVQFTDRSTSASGSIVSRQWDFGDGEASTETNPVHIYQTAGTFNVTLTVATSSASDTATKPVVVGSRIPPLARFSIEPTKPSVGQAAKFTDLSQPGSAPILTWLWDFGDGGSSTAQHPTYSYPNAGFFDVTLTVTTAHGSDSTTVANVEVRPAAPVAAFRADDVEPATGQQVRFTDLSTSSMGTIVQWHWDFGDGTTSLQRHPTHTYQEAGLYTVSLTVTSNQLVNNTDTETKENYIVARDSGAGDISILRDFVDRPDPNYGWRHIQSYDLTGAFIHVLQMTSQSWRDKTEIASGRIWTHYLTIVEPDIKVSKTALLLVDGGSFNSSEPNENNVDDFIVGFAIASGTVVAVVQNVPAQPVTFFDEVGIREGRTEDAIIAYSYDKFLEGYAAGSPDYNWPLLFPMVKAAVRAMDTIHDAAPYLSEKTEEDAAVDDFVVAGASKRGWTTWLTGAVDDRVRAIIPIVIDVLNMDEQMMHHYNSYGYWAPAIYPYAQERVFDRFDTPGGQALLELVDPYEYRGELDMPKLILNSTGDQFFLPDSSQFYLEGLLGENHVNYVANTDHSLDNSVSLLDQTSALSSVLAFYLAVVQDVPRPVSTWTFEDDGTIIVDSSQRPTFAVLWQAINTQTRDFRKDTIGEAWLPVPLAIGADNRVVARPTLVPGAWNAFYVQLSFENAAELAVPVPGVTATPQFVFSTPVRVLPDVYPTFGGERQTAFGGISSDPVFVDYITVQGDAYEMGLQHGQLLRDEIQQFLPRYVAAAISENPVITEALLDSVWEDFTDGTNPPLDARIVAEMDGIADGAEVDAQLVRRANMVPVIESYDGHSAALWDDAVAPGDTLYHTFSQNQNLRRITQAYPLSVVYIPSRTNGIPHTLFTYAGFAMSPVGVNLGGISVGAIGNPDDPYQPGTSHFLPMFRQILYDTTNLRDALSLVYNTPLSTRHTFIIGDGRYETRAAKVEVLSPGLAVTWFENDPSDVFSPRVLPGVVYTGGLGQVFDGIQADYGFFNAFGLQQLTNTYSTPHQNVQNVVIDTAMLNFYLSYAKEDIEAFNRSGYAVFNMQVLLP
- a CDS encoding iron-containing alcohol dehydrogenase, with amino-acid sequence MPYRAPQIVSGAGAVRRLRDLKGRVLVCTMQIPWSLAQETLDWEPHHVHLVADMDKATVERLDAALPPCDVVVGLGGGSCCDSAKYLAWKRGCDMVLAPSIVSVDAPLTNMIAVRVDKTVQYVGDIFPEKLLIDYELIRKAPPELNRAGACDIASIHTALYDWKLAHEQTGEAYHPDVAALARGCLEELDRNADEVYRVTDHGIDTIVDLFRREVEFCARIGVSRPEEGAEHLVAYNMEHLTGRHFLHGDLVGLGIFAIARLQRNEPEWAADLIRRCGLRYTVPGASRDEIAASLRTLKTFKDGAGYFYSVVDTVPVTESFIAGTLDALYAG
- a CDS encoding glycosyltransferase family 2 protein, yielding MWRDKTVSVILPTYNEKDSIRAAIEDFFAPGLVDEIIVVNNNAVVGTDEEVRQTRARLVHEGRQGYGFAIQRGLREATGDLLIIAEPDGTFSGHDVMKLLAYSDDLPVVFGTRTAREFIWEGANMGFFLKWGNYAVGKLMEFLFNTTFLSDVGCSMRLLHRQVYEALRGQFRVGGSAFGPHLMLLVILNNFPFVEIPINYRKRVGVSSVTGSRTRAFLLGLEMIGMILKCRIASWLRRTPYRPRAR